In Gossypium hirsutum isolate 1008001.06 unplaced genomic scaffold, Gossypium_hirsutum_v2.1 scaffold_119, whole genome shotgun sequence, one DNA window encodes the following:
- the LOC107920195 gene encoding EG45-like domain containing protein, whose amino-acid sequence MGGRYTGIEMKVSLTVCMILCLTSIVHADQGKAVFFEPPYTPSACYGTQSYGNMVAGVSDTLWNNGRACGKSYRVKCIGGANEAPHPCKNGDTAVVKVVDYCKAGCQGIINLSKHAFSTIADPDAGIIQVEFNEV is encoded by the exons ATGGGTGGAAGATATACTGGGATTGAGATGAAAGTTTCCCTAACAGTATGCATGATCTTGTGTCTTACTTCCATTGTGCATGCCGATCAGGGGAAGGCTGTTTTCTTTGAACCTCCTTATACTC CCTCGGCGTGCTATGGTACACAAAGCTATGGAAATATGGTGGCGGGAGTTAGTGATACGTTGTGGAACAATGGAAGAGCATGTGGAAAGAGTTACAGGGTTAAATGCATAGGAGGAGCGAATGAAGCACCACATCCTTGCAAGAATGGTGACACTGCGGTGGTTAAAGTTGTTGACTACTGTAAAGCTGGATGCCAAGGGATTATTAACCTTTCTAAACATGCTTTCTCTACCATTGCTGATCCTGACGCCGGTATAATCCAAGTTGAATTTAATGA